The genomic DNA GAAATGTCTTTTCTTTCAATTTTCCATAGCCATTTGAAATTTCCATGCCTTTATTTCTCAGTTCTTTCCTAAGTGCTTCTACATTTATATTCTTATTATTTTTGACAGTGGTTACAGTTACAGACTCATAGCCAGGCTCTGCAAAAAGATCGAAGTTTTTCTTGGCCCAGTTCTGCACCATTTTTGCCATTTCTTTGTGTCTATTGTATCTCTGCTCCATTCCTTCTTTAATCATTTTCTCAAGCTGATAGTCCAGGGCATAGAAGAATGTAACTGCTGGCGTTGCAGGAATCTGCTTTTTTTCAACATAATAATCATGCATGGCAACAAAATCAAAGAAATATCCTCTATCTTTGACTGTTTTTGTTTTTTCCATCGCAGCAGGACTTATAAATGCTATTGCCAGGCCCGGCGGCAATCCAAACGCTTTCTGAGTAGGTGCAAATATCACATCAGCTTTGTTCACATTTATGAGATCTCCCGCAAGAGAGCTTACTGCGTCAACCATTAACAGTGCATCATGCTTGTGCGCAACATCTGATATTGCATCTATAGGGGTTCTCACACCGGTGCTGGTTTCGTTA from Thermoplasmata archaeon includes the following:
- a CDS encoding alanine--glyoxylate aminotransferase family protein, whose translation is MHLKLFIPGPTEVSEDVLKILSKPIIGHRSKEMSDLYERIHDNLQKFFNTKYEVEVFTTSGTGLMEGSIRNIIQSKVLSLTNGSFSERWYKIALANGKDAKALEYEWGKAAKPEDVEKMLEKDKFEGVALTHNETSTGVRTPIDAISDVAHKHDALLMVDAVSSLAGDLINVNKADVIFAPTQKAFGLPPGLAIAFISPAAMEKTKTVKDRGYFFDFVAMHDYYVEKKQIPATPAVTFFYALDYQLEKMIKEGMEQRYNRHKEMAKMVQNWAKKNFDLFAEPGYESVTVTTVKNNKNINVEALRKELRNKGMEISNGYGKLKEKTFRIAHMGDLTPKDIKELLDTMDEILNR